One Deltaproteobacteria bacterium genomic window, CGCGGAGGTCGCGTCGCTCTTCACTCCGTGAACGCCATGTCCGACCGGTAGGTGAGCGACAGCTCGGAGCTGGCCTCGCGCTCGAGGCGCCCGAGGTCGCTCACCACGTAGAGGTCTCCCTCGCGGGCGACGAGCCCCTGGGCCCGCCAGAGCCGCATCGTCTTGGCCACCGCCCGCCGCGTCACACCGAGAGCCCCGGCCATCTCGTCCTGCGTCACCGGTAGGCGCGCCGCGTCCCCCTCGCGCGCGAGCCCGTAGAAGTGCGCGTACGAGACGAGGAAGGTGGCCAGGCGCTTCGGCACGTCGTAGAAGGCGAGCGCCTTCTCGTTCGCGCCCGAGATGCAGAAGCGGTGACACACGTCGCGGAGCAGGGCGAGCGCGAAGCCGTGGCAGCTCTCGAGCGCCTCGAGGAAGGCCGCGCGCGGGAGCAAGAGCAGCGTCGCCGGCTCGAGCGCCGAGACGTGCTCGAGATGCCGAAGGCCCGCGAGGAGCTCCATCTCGCCGAAGACGGCCGGGGGCCCGAAGAGCTTCGCCAGGACCTCGAGCCCGTCGTCGTCGAGGTGGTAGACCCGCACGCTCCCCGCGAGGAGGACGTAGAACCAGTCCGCCGCGTCGCCCTCTTGCAGGATGCGCTCGCCCGAGGCGTAGAGGCGAACCTTGCCCTGCGCGGAGAGCCGGCGCCGGGCCTCGGCGTCGAGCGCCGAGAAGACCGGGTTCCCGCGCAGGGGGTCGCCGAACGGAGGCCGCACGGGGAGGTTACGTTCGGCGGGTCGCTTCGGGTTGAGCTGCGGAGCCACGGCGGTACCTCGGGCTAGACCGGGGCCGTGGAGGTGCAAGGTCGGTGCCCGGGCCAGGGCGCGAGGCTACCCGCAGGACTGGAAGGCCCGCCGAGCCGTGGCCCCTCGGCCTGCGTTCCCGCAGCCGGACCTTGGTTGTCGCCCCTGGCGCCTCGGGCCGCCTGGCCTTCGATTTGCGGAGGGGACGCCGAGACTACAACGGTTGATGGGCTCCGCTCTCGCGCCGGCCCCTGCGATCCAGCGCCCCTGGCGATCGGCACGACGCGTGCTTCGCTCCGCCCGGTTCACGCAATCGTCACGCGGTACAACATCCCGGTCAGGGAACAACGAGGGAGGATGGTCATGGTGCGGTTTGGGATCGCAATGCTCACGGGCGTCGCCTTGCTGGCGGTGGTGGGGCTGGGTTCGGCGGAGGCCACGGGCCGCCTGTCGGATAATGCACAGCGCACGGCGAAGGCCGCGGCGCTCAAGGGCGCGGCGTTCTACCTCAACCACGGAAAGTACGGCAACGTCCTGCGGGCGTACTTCGGCCGGGAGATCCACGCCAGCCAGCTCGTGAGCGTGAAGGTCCTCTCGACCTCCGCCACCGGCGTTCAGCGCTGGCTGATCAAGACCCAGCGTCAGATCCCCGGCCAGAACGTGGCAGTGGCCAAGGTGCAGGTGAGCGTGAAGCAGCTCGCGAACGGCAAGTGGGCGGCGTACACGGGCGGCACCGGCAGCAAGAACGTCACGATCGGGCTGCCGTTCGGCGGCGTGGGCCAGGGACTGCAGGGATCGTAGTGCGGCCTAGGTGCCCGCGGAGTAGTCCGTGGCGTACTTCACCTGCTCGGCGGTCAGCTTGTCGATCGCGACCCCCATCGTGCCGAGCTTGATCGCCGCCACGTCCTGGTCGAGCTGCTCCGGCAGCACGTAGACCTCGTTCTTCAGCTTCTTGCCCTCCTCGGCGAGCGTCTTCAGCGCGAAGAACTGGTTCGCGAAAGACATGTCCATCACCTCGGAGGGATGGCCCTCGGCCGCCGCCAGATTCACGAGCCGTCCCTTGGCGAGGACGTAGACCCGACGCCCGTCGGAGAGCGAGTACTCCTCGTTGTTCGGCCGCATCTCGCGAACCCGCCCCTTGCAGAGATCCTCGAGGTCCTTGAGGTTGATCTCGCAGTCGTAGTGACCCGTGTTGCAGACCACGGCGCCCTCTTTCATGGTCTCGAAGTGCCGCTTGACGATGATGTCCTTCATGCCCGTCGCGGTGATGAAGATGTCGCCGAGCTTCGCGGCCTCGTCCATCGGCATGACCTCGAACCCGTCGAGCACGGCCTTGAGCGCGGTCGTAGCTTTCACCTCGGTCACGATCACGCGAGACCCCGCGCCACGGGCGCGCATCGCACAGCCGCGGCCGCAGTGGCCGTAGCCGGCGACGACGAAGGTCTTGCCGGCGAAGAGAATGCTCGTCGCGCGCAGGATCCCGTCGAGCGAGCTCTGCCCGGTGCCGTAGACGTTGTCGAAGTCGCACTTGGTGATCGAATCGTTCACGGCGTAGACCGGGTAGAGCAGCGCGCCGTCCGACGCCATGGCGCGGAGCCGCTTCACTCCCGTGGTCGTTTCTTCCGTCCCGCCGATCACCGTCTTGGCGAGCTCCTTATGCTTGCTGTGGACGGTGAAGATCAGGTCCGCGCCGTCGTCGAGCGTCAGCGTGGGCTTGAACTCGAGCGTCTTCTCGATGCACCAGTAGAACTCCTCGCTGTTCATACCGTGCCAGGCGTAGATCGAGGTCCCCTCGGCAGCCAGCGCCGCGGCCACGTCGTCCTGCGTGGAGAGCGGGTTGCAGCCCGACCAGCTCACCTCGGCCCCCGCGGCCTTCAGGGTCCGCACGAGCACCGCGGTCTCCTTGGTGACGTGCAGGCACCCGGCGATGCGCATCCCCGCCAGCGGTTTGGTCTGGGCGTACTTCTCGCGGATCGCCATCAGCACCGGCATCCGGGATTCGGCCCATTCGATGCGACGTCGGCCCGCGTCGGCCAGCCCGAGGTTCGCCACCTTGTAGTTCATCTCTCGCTCCTTCGCCTCAAAGAGCCTGGTGAGTACAGCGGATCGAATTCGCAAGTCAAGGCGTTGATCCCTGTGCGGATCTTGGCTACACCGGCAGGCGTGGTGCTCGCACGTTATCTCGCGGCGCTGGTGCTCGTGCGGCTCGCGCTCGCCTGGCCGGTGCTCACCGCGATCTACCTGGCCTTCGACCTCGGAGATCAAGGGCGGCGGCTCGCCTCCGAGGTGGGCTGGCCCGCGGTGCTCCGGGCCGCCCTGCTCCACCTGCCACACATCGCCGTCCAGCTTCTACCGGCCGCGCTGCTGCTCGCCATCGTGCTGGCCCTAGGCACCCTGCGCCGACGCCACGAGCTCCTGAGCCTCTACGCGGCCGGGGCCTCTCCGCTCCGCCTCGGGCTACCGCTCCTCGGCATCGGCCTCGGGTGCGCCGCGCTGGCCTACCTCGTCCTCGAGTTCGCCGTACCGCCGGCCGAGCGCCGCGCCGACGCCCACTACGCCGGACGGCGCGCCTCCGCCCTCCTCGGAGCGCACCCCTCCTCGACCTGGACGCGCTCGGGATCCTGGCTCGTGCAGCTCACCCGCCGCGCAAACGAGCTCCACCTGCTCGCCCTCGAGCGCGACCCCCGCGGAGCCATCGGCCGCCGCCTCGAGGGACGCGTCTCCCCGTCGGACCCGACCCGCGTGCTCGAAGCGCGCGAGCTCCGCCCGTCCCCCTCCGGGGGCTGGACCGTGGCCCACGCGCGCGAACGGCGCTGGCCGCTCCTCGCCGAGCTCGGGCCCCTCGTCGTCGCCGCCCCGCCGCGCCCCGAAGCCCTCACCTCGCGCGAGCTGGCGCAGCTCATCGCCCGCGCTCGAGCCGCAGACCGGCCTAGCGCCGCGCTCGCGGTACTCCTTCACACCCGCGTCTCCTTTCCCCTCTTCGCGCTCGTCGCCGCGCTCCTCGGCTGGAGCTTCGGCCTCGGCGGCGCAGCCCGACCGCTCCTGCGCGACCTGACCCTCGCGGTCGGCTTCATCGTGGGGCTCTGGCTACTTCTCGCGACCGGGTGGCTGCTCGCGCGCGCAGGCACGATCCCACCACCGCTCGGCGCGTGGCTGCCCGTCGGCCTGGCCCTCTCCGGCGCGATCCTCGTGCTGCGTCGTCGCTGGCCACGCCTGACTGCCAGCTAGGCCAGCTAGGCCAGCTAGGCCAGCGTTGCCGTCCGCCCGAGGGCGCTGCTATCCTTCCACCTCGGATCCTCGACATCCCGCGAGCGAGTGGACGTGCCTTTCCTGCTCTCGATCACCGGACCGGACGGCAAGACCCGCGAGTTCAAGCTCGTCGAGGGTGAGACCACCGTCGGCCGGGATGCGACCAACGCCCTCGTGCTGGACGGTCGCGGCGTCTCGCGGCACCACGCCACGCTGGTCGTGGACAGCGACCGGGTAGCCATCGTGGACCTGGGTTCGACCTACGGCACCAAGGTGAACGAGCTCCCCGCGGTACGCCGCGAGCTCTCGACGGGCGACCGCGTGAAGATCGGCATGCACCAGCTCACGATCCGCCGCGTGGAGCGCACGAGCTCGGCGGAGCTGCGTCCCGGCGCGCTGGCGCCGACGGGCTACTCCGTGGACGACGTCACGCTCGACCCCGCGCCGAGCATCCACGAACGCAAGACCGTGCAGGTCAACCGCGCGGCGGTCCAGTTCGTGCTCGACAACCCCGACACCAAGGGGCACGCCGTGACGGTCCTCTCCCGGCGAGAGAGCTCGCTCGTCGAGGCCGTCGAGCGGCTCGGAGCCGACCGTCCGACCCCCGTGGTCGGGATCCCCATCTCCGGCCTCGAGACCCCCACCGCCGACTACCAGGCGCTGATCCTGATGTATCGCGTCAGCCAGCAGCTCGCCGCGGCGGCCGACCTCGACGGCTTCCTGGCTCCGGTGGCCGACATGGTGATGGAGGAGGTGGGCGCCGACACCGTGGTCGTGCTGCTCGTCGACCGAGCGGGCGAGCTCAAGCCGCGCGTCGTGCGGCACCGGGGCGAGCTCGGCCCCGACGAGCTCCCGGTGAGTCGCACGGTCGTGGACCTCGTGCTGCGCGAGAAGGAGACGGTGCTGAGCACCGACGTCGGCCACGACCGCCGCATCAACGCCGGCGACAGCCTCGCGCTCTACAACATCCGCTCGGTGGTCGCGTCGCCGATCCTGGTCCACGGCACGGTCCGCGGCGTGCTCTACCTGAATCGCGCGGGTGGCGTCCCGTTCGCCAGCACGGAAGGCGACCTCGTCACGGCGCTCGCCTCGCTCCTCTCGAGCGGCGCCGACCGCGCCGAACTCAAGGAGAGCATCGCCGCCGAGAGCCTGCGGCGAAAGGCGCTCGAGCGCTTTCACCCGCCCGAGGTGGTGGACCGCATCTTCCAGCGCGGGGGTCGCGTGGGCGACATGGAGGAACACCACGCCACGGCGCTGGTCTGCGACCTCCAGGGCTTCGACGCGCTGGTCGGGCAGGTGGACCCCCAGGAGCTGGCCACCGTCCTGCACGACTACTACGGCATGGTCTACGAGCAGGTCTTCGCCAACGGGGGCAGTCTGGTCAAGCTCCACGGCGGCTACGCGCTCGCGCTCTTCGGCGCCCCCGAGTCGCGCGACCGCGACGCCGTCTGGGCGGCGGAGGCGGCGCTGCGCCTCTGCGAGGAGCTCACCTCGGCGGCCGCGCTCTGGCCCCGCGGCCAAAGCCTGGCTCTCCGCTGCAGCCTCGATACCGGCTCGCTCGTGGCCGGCATTCTCGGCCCCGCGGACCGCCTCGAGTACGTGGCCATGGGCGGCCCCATCGCGCTGGCCTCGGAGCTCGCGCGCCGGCACAGCGGCACGGCGGTGCTTGTCACGGAAGCCACCCTGCGGCAGCTCCCCTCCGCCCGCTACCACGGCGACGAGCTCGCCCTGCTGCCCGACCGGCGGACCTATAGGCTGCTTCAGCGGTAGGGGTGTTTCCGACGACGCGAATCAGGCGGGGTCGCGGACCCAGGCCGGCACGTGCTCGCCGCGCGTCAGGTCCTCGAGGGATTCGCGCTCGCGCACCACCGCGAACTCCTCTCCCTTGACCATCACCTCCGCGGCCCGGGGGCGCGAGTTGTAGTTCGACGACATGACGTAGCCGTAGGCCCCGGCGGACATCACCGAGAGCAGATCGCCCACCTCGACCGCCGGCAGGGGCCGGTCCTGCGCGAGGAAGTCGCCGCTCTCGCAGATCGGGCCCACCACGTCGACCACCACGTTCTCCGCCCCGGCGCGCCGCCGCACCGGCCGAATGCTGTGAAACGAACCGTAGAGCGCGGGACGGATGAGGTCGTTCATCGCGCCGTCGATGATCGCGAAGCGCTTCTGCTCGTTGTGCTTCTCCCCGATGACGCGCGTGAGCAGCACCCCGGCGTTGCCCACGATGACCCGCCCCGGCTCGCAGATCAGCGTCACGCCGAGCCCCTTGAGCTCGCCCACCACCTCGGCCAGCGCTCGCCCGTACTGCTCCGGGGAGGGAGGCGTCTCCTCGGAGTAGCGGATGCCGAGCCCGCCCCCCACGTCCAGGTAGCGCAGCGCCACGCCCTTCTGCTTCAGCTCCTCGGCCAGCCGCACCAAGCTGCCGAGCGAGTCCACGAAGGGCGAGACCGAGGTGAGCTGCGAGCCGATGTGGCAATCGATCCCCCGCACCTCCACCGACGGGAGCGCGAGCGCGCGTTCGTAGACCGCCCGCGCGCGGCCGAGCGGGACGCCGAACTTGCTCTTCCGCAGCCCCGTCGCGATGTACGGGTGCGTGCCCGGATCCACGTCGGGATTCACCCGCAGCGAGATGGGGGCGCGCTTCCCCATGCGGTCCGCCACCTGCGCCAGGAGCTCGAGTTCCCCCTCGCTCTCGACGTTGAACATCAGGATGCCCGCCTCGAGCGCCCGCTCCAGCTCGAAGGCCTGCTTACCCACCCCGGAGAAGACGATGCGGTCGGCGGGTATCCCGGCCCGGAGCGCCCGCACGAGCTCCCCCGCGCTCACGATGTCGGCCCCCGCGCCGAGCGCTCCCAGCGCGGCGAGGATCGCGCCGTTCGTGTTGGCCTTCACGCTGTAGCAGATGAGGTGGGGCATCTCCGACAGCGCGTCGGCGAAGACCCGATAGTGCCGCACCAGCGTCGCGTGGCTGTAGACGTAGCACGGCGTCCCCACGCTCTCGGCGATGCGCGCCAGCGAAACGCCGTCGCAGAAGAGCTCCTCGCCACGGTAATGGAAGTGGTCCATGGGAAACCTGCTCCGAGAAGAAAGGGGGCGAAACGGGCCCGCGCAGGCCGCGAGGGCTCAACCCAAGCGAGCTCTGGGCCTAGGACGCGGCGCGCAGCCCT contains:
- a CDS encoding Crp/Fnr family transcriptional regulator; this translates as MAPQLNPKRPAERNLPVRPPFGDPLRGNPVFSALDAEARRRLSAQGKVRLYASGERILQEGDAADWFYVLLAGSVRVYHLDDDGLEVLAKLFGPPAVFGEMELLAGLRHLEHVSALEPATLLLLPRAAFLEALESCHGFALALLRDVCHRFCISGANEKALAFYDVPKRLATFLVSYAHFYGLAREGDAARLPVTQDEMAGALGVTRRAVAKTMRLWRAQGLVAREGDLYVVSDLGRLEREASSELSLTYRSDMAFTE
- a CDS encoding adenosylhomocysteinase encodes the protein MNYKVANLGLADAGRRRIEWAESRMPVLMAIREKYAQTKPLAGMRIAGCLHVTKETAVLVRTLKAAGAEVSWSGCNPLSTQDDVAAALAAEGTSIYAWHGMNSEEFYWCIEKTLEFKPTLTLDDGADLIFTVHSKHKELAKTVIGGTEETTTGVKRLRAMASDGALLYPVYAVNDSITKCDFDNVYGTGQSSLDGILRATSILFAGKTFVVAGYGHCGRGCAMRARGAGSRVIVTEVKATTALKAVLDGFEVMPMDEAAKLGDIFITATGMKDIIVKRHFETMKEGAVVCNTGHYDCEINLKDLEDLCKGRVREMRPNNEEYSLSDGRRVYVLAKGRLVNLAAAEGHPSEVMDMSFANQFFALKTLAEEGKKLKNEVYVLPEQLDQDVAAIKLGTMGVAIDKLTAEQVKYATDYSAGT
- a CDS encoding LptF/LptG family permease; translation: MRILATPAGVVLARYLAALVLVRLALAWPVLTAIYLAFDLGDQGRRLASEVGWPAVLRAALLHLPHIAVQLLPAALLLAIVLALGTLRRRHELLSLYAAGASPLRLGLPLLGIGLGCAALAYLVLEFAVPPAERRADAHYAGRRASALLGAHPSSTWTRSGSWLVQLTRRANELHLLALERDPRGAIGRRLEGRVSPSDPTRVLEARELRPSPSGGWTVAHARERRWPLLAELGPLVVAAPPRPEALTSRELAQLIARARAADRPSAALAVLLHTRVSFPLFALVAALLGWSFGLGGAARPLLRDLTLAVGFIVGLWLLLATGWLLARAGTIPPPLGAWLPVGLALSGAILVLRRRWPRLTAS
- a CDS encoding FHA domain-containing protein, with protein sequence MPFLLSITGPDGKTREFKLVEGETTVGRDATNALVLDGRGVSRHHATLVVDSDRVAIVDLGSTYGTKVNELPAVRRELSTGDRVKIGMHQLTIRRVERTSSAELRPGALAPTGYSVDDVTLDPAPSIHERKTVQVNRAAVQFVLDNPDTKGHAVTVLSRRESSLVEAVERLGADRPTPVVGIPISGLETPTADYQALILMYRVSQQLAAAADLDGFLAPVADMVMEEVGADTVVVLLVDRAGELKPRVVRHRGELGPDELPVSRTVVDLVLREKETVLSTDVGHDRRINAGDSLALYNIRSVVASPILVHGTVRGVLYLNRAGGVPFASTEGDLVTALASLLSSGADRAELKESIAAESLRRKALERFHPPEVVDRIFQRGGRVGDMEEHHATALVCDLQGFDALVGQVDPQELATVLHDYYGMVYEQVFANGGSLVKLHGGYALALFGAPESRDRDAVWAAEAALRLCEELTSAAALWPRGQSLALRCSLDTGSLVAGILGPADRLEYVAMGGPIALASELARRHSGTAVLVTEATLRQLPSARYHGDELALLPDRRTYRLLQR
- the lysA gene encoding diaminopimelate decarboxylase, yielding MDHFHYRGEELFCDGVSLARIAESVGTPCYVYSHATLVRHYRVFADALSEMPHLICYSVKANTNGAILAALGALGAGADIVSAGELVRALRAGIPADRIVFSGVGKQAFELERALEAGILMFNVESEGELELLAQVADRMGKRAPISLRVNPDVDPGTHPYIATGLRKSKFGVPLGRARAVYERALALPSVEVRGIDCHIGSQLTSVSPFVDSLGSLVRLAEELKQKGVALRYLDVGGGLGIRYSEETPPSPEQYGRALAEVVGELKGLGVTLICEPGRVIVGNAGVLLTRVIGEKHNEQKRFAIIDGAMNDLIRPALYGSFHSIRPVRRRAGAENVVVDVVGPICESGDFLAQDRPLPAVEVGDLLSVMSAGAYGYVMSSNYNSRPRAAEVMVKGEEFAVVRERESLEDLTRGEHVPAWVRDPA